A single window of Candoia aspera isolate rCanAsp1 chromosome 3, rCanAsp1.hap2, whole genome shotgun sequence DNA harbors:
- the LOC134494717 gene encoding DGAT1/2-independent enzyme synthesizing storage lipids-like, giving the protein MLDPSENEYVTWFPCVLKDWIGSGYMEQSVSSVLQPLLLLLVFLLLIYCLALGILICYACTFYLYIWKKQYNIHGDICNELWSKPRRIMANILDLYGKIWHGYEIIGMEHLPEGPGLIVFYHGAMVFDFAFFVAKFYANTGRLVHSVIHCFFHLIPGIKLFFKVTGCIEGNQANCVELLKKGHLVGIAPGGLREQNFSDENYNLEWGTRTGFAQVALKSKVPIIPLFTQNLREAYRTVGKTRLSRWLYEHFKLLVLPIYGGFPVKLRTYIGEPIPYDPNVTAKELAEKTKIAMENLRDRYQKRPGNILRALLERFDKNEKDA; this is encoded by the exons ATGTTGGATCCTTCTGAGAATGAATATGTGACATGGTTTCCTTGCGTGCTAAAAGACTGGATTGGTTCTGGTTATATGGAACAGTCTGTGAGCTCTGTACTTCAGCCTCTGCTTTTATTATTAGTATTTCTACTGCTTATATATTGTTTAGCTTTAGGCATTTTAATTTGCTATGcttgcacattttatttatatatttggaaGAAACAGTATAACATACATGGAGATATTTGTAATGAATTGTGGAGCAAACCAAGGCGAATAATGgcaaatattttggatttataTGGGAAAATATGGCATG GTTATGAGATCATTGGCATGGAGCACCTACCAGAAGGACCAGGGTTGATTGTTTTTTACCATGGAGCAATGGTTTTTGACTTTGCCTTCTTTGTAGCTAAATTCTATGCAAACACTGGGAGACTAGTCCATTCTGTGATTCattgtttctttcatttaatACCAG GTATAAAACTGTTTTTTAAGGTAACAGGTTGCATAGAAGGCAACCAAGCAAACTGTGTTGAGCTTCTGAAGAAAGGCCACTTAGTAGGAATAGCACCTGGTGGATTGAGAGAACAAAATTTTAGTGATGAAAACTACAATCTGGAGTGGGGTACCCGTACAGGATTTGCTCAAGTGGCTTTAAAAAGCAAAGTG ccAATCATCCCTTTGTTTACGCAAAATCTCCGCGAAGCGTACAGGACAGTTGGAAAGACAC GGCTATCAAGATGGCTGtatgaacattttaaattgcTTGTCCTTCCAATCTATGGTGGGTTTCCAGTCAAACTCCGCACCTATATTGGAGAACCCATCCCATATGACCCAAACGTAACTGCTAAGGAGCTGGCTGAAAAA ACAAAGATTGCAATGGAAAATCTTCGAGACAGATACCAGAAACGACCTGGAAATATATTAAGAGCTTTATTGGAGCGATTTGATAAAAATGAGAAAGATGCCTAG